AATTCTGTATCATTTTGATAGGTGTAAATGCACAACATACAAATATCAAACAAAATTACTGTTTCAGAATCATTAATGATCGAATATTCAATTGTATAAATTACACCAAAATTTGCATACAAATAATACAAGGACGGAAAGAAAGCAACAAATTAAAACCATGTGGCAAAGTAATAATAAATCTATACACATCAACTATATATATGAGTGTCCTCCAAGCTCGTTACACTCGTGAAGCCAAAAGTAGTTGAAATATTTTGTCTATTAGCCTCCTTTATTAGATTTTGCAGGATTCAAGAGTGGACACAATTTGTTGAAGATGGCTAATCACTTGAGATCACTTCATTAAGCCCTGACAGCACTCACGAGATAAAGTACGAATAGTGGGAAATGATTTGTTCATAGCTTCATTATCATATCTCCCGCCACAAACTGGATTCCAGTGCAACAAATCTATTGTGGCAAAAATCCAAGTACCCTAGCCCTTTTCTAATACACTTTTTGGATTGATGCTTAATAGATTATTTGTTTAATGAATCTAAGATATATTATGATATGTTAGattgagtttaatttaattttaaagacaagGTTAAAGGATGAGAATCTCCTACTTATATATTCTACATTAACCTTATCTCTCATCAATTTGAGATTTTTGAGTTTTTCTCAGTAGTTCCAACAGGACAAAAATACAAGGATTTTGATCACAATTTGCCGAAGAATTTTGTAAAATCTTTCCATTAAACAAATGCTTCTAACTATGGCTTTTGTTTACTAAATGGGGGCACATTTTTTTACGCTCGCTTTTTTCCATATAagagttaattttaaattattataaaaaatgatataagtTGTAACGATTAcgacttattatttttttaaaaattaaatttgtaaattttttatgactttaattcaattcttttttatttaggactttaaatttgtatatgtttttattttattttatgactttgaagtcagaagtttaatttttaaattttttttatattttacaactttgaaatcataattttttttacgtgttaagttttttgttttaggattttttatttacttgtattttcttttgttttaattttaatttttttaaaaaattttaaataattatatttatttaattattaaataagtatttttaattttgtgttattagttttatttaatatcttttatattgttttatttaatatgttatatgtttttttaatatttttttatttaaaatattttatatatttttaatattgttttatttgatatattttatatatttaaaatttagataattttttaataatattattgaatcttatttgttttgtaaatgaaataaataataaaaaatacttaaattttaaaaaattgaaattttaaaaatatactaaaatattttattagtaatatcaacttataatttatgaaataatattatttattttgtataaaggTATTTACTAACAcatctaataatttaataatagaagtaattattaaattaaaaataatataatagattaatataaaatgaatagaCCAAATtcatataacattaaaaattttagtttttaaaatttaagtattttttattatttatttaatttaaaaataaatcaaattcaataacattattaaaaaattgtctaaattttaaatatataaaatatattaaataaaataatattaaaaaatatacaaaatattttaaataaagaaatattaaaaaatatatagcatattaaataaaactataaaaaaaatatatacaagataCTAGATAAAACTAATAGcaggaaaatttaaaaatatttatttaataattaaataaataaagttatttagaatttaaaaaaatttgaaaacaaaagaaaaaaaaatacaagtaaaaTGGACCAgtgtggaaaaataaaaaatacattttgtgGACATATAGCAAAATGATGGTGGTAATAACCAAGATTTGGTCAGTGACGTGTTTTTGTACGTAGGTAGCCCTCAATGCCATCCAGCAACCTGTTGACACATAAAAATGCACCAGCCATCAAACACAAATTTGTATAACTTATTATGCGGATACAGCGATAGCcaacatttttaaattgaaagagTTAAGGTTGtccatatattaaattattttttcagtaAGCAATAGATGCATCAGAAAACATATATGATCACCCTCAATTGAAGCAACACCTTAAAAAGACCTCAATTGAATCACTCTCCACATAAGACATCTCAAAGCCAGAATGAGAAGATTAATTAATCAAGCCaaattcaaagataaaaaagCTAGAGTCATACCATAGGTATATCTTGTAAGATTAATTAATCAAgctaaatttaaagataaaaaagctaGAGTCATACCATATATAGGTATATCTTGTAagctcttcaaatattaaataagacaaCCATCAATTCAATTGGTTTAAACCCAGACAAACCCAACATTTAAACACTTAACGAGATCTTGTAAAGTCCTAAAATGAGAAAATGAGAGGAATAGAGAGTagctagaaaaagaaaattttctttagagtacagcaagaaaaaaaaggaaaaaacattttcaaaggtAGCCTTTATCATGTATCTAAAATTGTTGGTAGTTGattagatgatagttgatagttgatagttttagagaattgttttagaaagaaggctatatcattgatttcttggattaatcaattacaacataccaattgcctatttataggctcaagtcaccaacctttcaatggtggtgaatgtttctacattactttaggtctttctagagttttcatgatagattagtatcatgatagttctagaTTCTTTTATCTTATACATAgacttatagttctagattgttctaccatattcatacacattatagttctagattgttctaccatattctatagttctaggatattctactatcttcatacatattatatttaagaatattctagaaatttgtagcaatttcaacactcctccttgatGCAAATTTCTGTTACTCCGAGCATAGCTCgtaattcttcaaatcttggtcttGGCAAAGCCTTCGTGAATATGTCTGCAATTTGATCTTCTGTTTTGCAGTAGtcgagtttgatctctttagttGCTTCAGCTTCTCTGATAAAGTGATACTTGATTGCTATGTGTTTTGTTCTGTTGTGATGAACTGGATTCTTCGCCATTGCAATTGCTGATTTGTTGTCGCAGTTGATTTTAGTAGGCTTATcttgtttttctcccatgtcttCAAGTATCCTACGAAGCCATATAGCTTGACTCGTTGCTTCAGCAGCTGCTACGTACTCTGCTTCTGCTGTTGATTGTGCTACAGTAGCTTGCTTCTTCGACGCCCAAGAAAACATTCCCGATCCTAGTGAGAAAGCATAGCCAGAGGTACTCTTCATGTCATCTGTTGAACCTGCCCAATCACTGTCGGTGTAGCCAAGTAATTCTGAGTTGGTTTCGGTAGTATACCATATACCGAACTCTTTTGTTCCTTGTAGATACCTCAAAATTCTTTTTCCTGCTCCAAAGTGTATTTGACTTgggctttgcatgaatcttgatAGAAGACTTGTAGCATACATTATGTCAGGCCGTGTAGCTGTCAAATATAAGAGGCTTCCAATTAGACTTCGGTATTTGGATGCATCAGCTTCTAGTGCTCCATCATTCTTCTGTAGTTTCTCATTTGTTATGAGTGGAGTAGCAACAGGTTTGCAACCATACATCTTGAATTTCTTAAGTAAGCCTTCTGTGTATTTCTTTTGCGAGATGAATATCCCTTCATTTCTCTGACTTACCTCTATGCCGAGGAAGTAACTCATCAAACCAAGGTCAGTCATCTCAAAGGTCTTCATCATGTCTTCTTTAAACTCCATCATCATCTTAGTATTGTTTCCCGTGTAGATAAGATCATCTACATATAGAGAGAGTAAGAGAGTGTACTGACCTTGAGACTTGATGTAAAGTGTAGGCTCACTCTTGCTCCTCCTGAATCCTCGATCCATGAAATACTGATCGATTCTGCTATACCATGCTCGAGGTGCTTGCTTCAAACCGTAGAGtgtttttcttagttttaacaCTTTGTTTTCTTTGCCTTCAGACACGAATCCTTgcggctgctccacatagatctCTTCTTCAAATACGCCGTTAAGGAAGGCAGATTTGACATCTAGTTGATGGATACTCCATCCTTTTTGTGACGCAAGAGCTATTAGAGCTCTTATGGTATCAAGACGAGCTACTGGTGCAAATGTCTCATTGTAGTCAATTCCAGGTTGCTGTGAGTAACCCTTAGCTACTAGCCTCGCCTTGTGTTTCTGTATGGTGCCATCAGGGTTGAGCTTTGTCTTATAGACCCATTTAACCCCAATGATATCTTTTCCATGGGGACGATTTACTAACTCCCATGTGTTATTTTTCTCGATCATCTGTATCTCTTCTTCCATTGCCTTGACCCATACTTCCTGCTTTGACGCTTCTTCAAAGCTTCCAGGTTCAAGTATGGCCAAGTTACAGGTTTCATATATGTCCACCAAAGATCTTACTCGTCTTGGAGTAGACTCTGGTGATGATAGTTCTTGACCTTGTTGTTGTGATGGAGGTGAAGGTGGTTCACCTgggtcttcttcctcagcttcttcttgAGGTAGTTGAGCGGGTATAAGAACgttcttctccactttttcttcatccCAATTCCATGAAGCATATTCATCAACTTCAACATCTCGATTGATGACGAGTTTCTTAGTTTGCAAGTTGTAGACACGGTAGCCCTTAGAGATATTGCTATACCCAAGAAAGATACCTCGTATAGTCTTGTCTTCAAGCTTGTGCCTCTTCACGTCTGGAATATGAATGTAGCATATAGATCCAAACACCCTTAGGTGCTTTGCTGATGGCTTCTTCCCATTCCAAGCTTCAATTGGAGTCTTGTCTTTTACAGACTTAGTTGGACATCTGTTGAGTATGTAAACAGCAGTGTAGACTACTTCAGCCCAGAATATGTTAGGTAGTCCCTTCTCCTTAAGCATCGATCTAGCCATCTCCATAACTGTGCGATTCTTTCTCTCGgacactccattttgttgaggagaatATGCGACTGTAAGTTGTCGCTCAATGCCTTCATCCTCACAAAATCTTTCAAACTCGCGAGAGGTGTACTCTTTGCTGCGATCACTTCTTAGTACTTTTATCCGTTTTCCACTTTGATTTTCAGCAAGGGCCTTGAACTTTTTGAATACTCTAAAGActtctgatttttcttttagaaaatatacccATGTCATTCTAGAGAAGTCATCAATGAAGAGTATGAAGTACCTGTTGTTCCCATGTGATGGTGTCCTCATTGGTCCACAAACGTCCGTATGTATCAGCTCCAATAGATCTTTCGCTCTCCATGCTCCACTTGTTGAGAAAGGAAATCGGTGTTGCTTACCAAGAAGACATCCTTCACACACTTCATTGTTCTCCTTTATGCTTGGAAGATCTCTCATCATGTTCTTCTCATGTAACAACTTCAAGGCATGTGAGTTGAAGTGGCCAAATCTTCGATGCCATAGCCATGAATCATCAACTTGTACCTTCATGGCAATGtttgttgcatattttaaatGTAGAGGAAAGCTTCTATTGCTCTTATTCATCTTTACTTGGGCTATCTCagaccttttatttttgttgtctaaGATTTTGCATACACCTCCTTCAAAGTGAAGTGTGTAGCCTCTCTCCATCATTTGGCCAATGCTTAGAAGATTTTCTTTTAGGCTGGGAACTAGTAAGACATCATGGATGAGTCGCGTACCTTTATCTGTCTCCACCATGACAGTGCCTTTGCCTTTTGATTCAACCACACTTCCATTTCCCAGTTGAACTTTGACTTTGACAGACTCATCAATACTTTTGAAAATAGTCTCATCCTTGGCCATGTGATTGCTACATCCACTATCCAAGTACCAGCTtcctcccttttcttttattgagtcTTGAGTGGCGTAGAACGtacattgttcttgatcatGCTCCTCTGCGATATTAGCTTGATGCCTATTTTTGTTGCGACAATTTTTCTCTACGTGCCCGAACTTCTTGCAATGGTTGCATTGTGGCATATTACGGAACCAACAATTTTTCTCTGCGTGGCCTTGCCTTTTGCATATATTGCATGGAGGATTTTTATCTGTTTTGTTCTTAAGGAAATTCCtagaaccttctcttcttctgaaagtttctccataattttttttcctccattttctttgttttggggctaaaatttaaactttgactGGAAGGCATTTTCAATTGTATCTTCTTTATGCCTATACAGTCTTTGCTCATATGCTTCAAGAGAGCCCACAAGTTCTGTCTCTGATAGAGTGGACAGATCTTTGGTTTCCTCAATCGTTGTCATGATTGGGTCAAACTTTTGGGGCATAgtaattagaattttctcaacaattttcttgtcAAGAATATCTTCCCCAAAAGCTCTCATTTGATTAACTATTCCTTTAACTTTAGAATAGTAATCTTTAACTGTCTCGGACTCCTTCATCTTTAATAGTTCAAAATCTCTTCTTAGAGATTGAAGTTTAATGGCACGTACCTTAACACTTCCTTGAAACTCCTCCTGCAATGTGTTCCACGCTTCTTTGGCAGTCTTAGCTCCCATAATTCTTGGGAAAATTGGATCAGTCACCGCTTGTTGCAAGGTGAACAACGCCTTtgaatttttctgtttatttttcttcaactctttttcttgAGATGCATTAAGAGCTTAAGTATCTGCGGGAATGGTGAAGCCTTCTTCTACTATGTCCCATAAATCTtgagatgaaaaatatgtttccattttaacacgccagaaatcataattttcaccatTGAAGATAGGGACAGAAATAGTTGACGATTGAGTAGTGTTATCTATagcttagaaaaaatattattagattgGGTTAATAGTACAAAGgaaatttttgaagtagttggGAGGATTTTGGAATGGTAGGTAGGTAATATAACTACGCCCAATGTATGATCGAACGTAGCTCTGATGCCACTGTTGGTAGTTGGTTAGAtgatagttttagagaattgttttagaaagaaggctatatcattgatttcttggattaatcaattacaacataccaattgcctatttataggctcaagtcaccaacctttcaatggtggtgaatgtttctacattactttaggtctttctagagttttcatgatagattagtatcatgatagttctagattcttctatcttatacatagacttatagttctagattgttctaccatattcatacacattatagtTTTAGATTGTTCTATCATATTCTATAGTTCTAGGATATTCTActattttcatacatattatatttaagaatattctaaaaatttgtatcaatttcaacaaaaattataaataataatttattgaaacGATAAAAacgtgaaagaaaatgaaaggaatgggaAACAATATAAATCTTTTTTCTCATGAGGACTTAATATCTCAAACTAGATCCTACTTATTGGAGAGAGAGCTGGTATGGGGTAGCACTGTAGCAATGGTTAAAGAAACATGGCGGTGGGTCCATTCTGACGAGTTATGACTGCCAGCTAAATAAGGAAAGTGACACAACACACAGTAACAATAAAAGGAGGAGATAATTCAACAAAAACTACATCAATTTCCTCTGGTTCATATTGCTTGTTGCTGAATCATTGAGCCTTCTCCAATCAACTTTTGTTCTATGCTATGTGTATTCTTTTTACCCTCTATTCCCGTTCTGCAACTAattagtgcatttttttgaaagcttttgagaaaaaaatatggatTTTGATAGTGAAGATAATTCTGTCAAACTACTTAGAGCTCAAACCCAGATAATGAATCAAACTTTGAGTTTCATCAAATCCATGTCCCTTAAATGTGCAATTGATTTGTGCATACCAGATGTCATTCACAAGTATGGCCAACCCATGCCACTCTCACAACTCATTGCTTCACTACCAATTCACCCCTCCAAAACTGACAGCTTGCGTCGCTTGATGCGTATGTTGATTCATTCTGGTTTCTTCTCTCAGCACAATATCACAGAAAATGAGCTAGAAGTGAGTTATGTGCTAACAGATACATCCATGCTACTCCTCAAGGATCATCCCTTGAGTATGAAATCTATGGTGCAACTCGCATATGATCCATTTTTGATGAATCCATTCCATCAATTCTCTACTTGGCTCACAAATGAAGACCCTACACCATTTCACACACAAAACGGGATGGCATTTTGGGATATTCTTGAGCGTGAGCCTAAATTCAATAACTTTTTCAATGATGGCATGGCTAGTGACACTCGATTGGTTGCCAGTGTGATGATTGAGAGGTGCAAGGGAGTGTTCAAGGGATTAAATTCATTGGTTGATGTTGGGGGAGGAACGGGGACTATGGCTAAAGCTATTACCAAGTCATTTCCGCAACTGAAGTGCATTGTATTTGATCTCCCACATGTTGTTGATGGCTTGCATGGAACGGAGAACATAAAATATGTTGGAGGCGACATGTTTGAAGCAATTCCTCCTGCTGAATCCATTATGTTGAAGGTAGATATTATCTAAGTATTAATTATCTTCTTATTACAGCATCATAATCTTAACCAGATAAAAATATCTTAGAAACTAACCATGTACTGTCATGCataaaagtttattaatttttataataattatgttaataattatatcaatGATTATTTCTTAttgattgataatgtaaaattttttatcaaCTAATAGTTCATAACCATTAAacttagtttatatatatatgggccTAAATTGCTTGATAATTTGACTCATTCTACCAATGTATTGTTTGAGAAATTTAGTTTATTGATAATACAAAGTAcagaatataattaatttttgtgtgtgtcTCATTCTAGTTAACAGTTTGACTTATAGATCTCTATTCAATCAGATAAAATATACatcttatctagatttattCTATTTGTTATGTCCTTCTACTGTTGAACTTTATAATATGatgttgtttttattatataacaaattcatatttaatatcATTGTAATTTGAATGACATGTAGTGGATATTGCATAACTGGAACGATGAGGAATGCTAAAAAATACTAAAGAAATGTAAAGAGGCAATCACAGGCAAAGATAAAGGGAATGTGTTGATCATAGACTCGGTGATAGGGAATGAGGAGGGTGATATTCAATTAGATGAGACGAAGCTCTTCTTTGATATGAATATGATGGCATTATTTGGCGCAAAAGAGAGAAGTGAGAAAGATTGGGCTAAGCTGATTTTCTCTGCGGGTTTCAGTAACTATAAGATAATTCCAGTTCTGGGTGTGAAGTCTCTCATTGAGGTTTATCCATAGATTCGACGATTGACAAAGTAAAAAGGTGGGTCAAACTATGTATCGTTGAAACAATTCTAGGGATATGCTTTGGTTTGTTAATTCTTGTAATCTTCTTCTCTTAACCTAGTTTCTGGATTAGACTTATTAAGGAAACAGATatctaaaaatagaaattaagttTCAATCACCTAAGGAACTAAGATCTGGGAAAATTTACATGGATTGAATATTTGAAGGTAAAGTGTTTCCATTTGATAATGGAATTTTTAATGATGGGGGGTGGGCACCTATACTAAATTCTTaattgtcttttctttttttatctttctgatCCTTTAGGTTGTGCGCAAATTGAATGAAGCAAAGAAACTAGAATCAAGCACACACTATAATGCGATTTTTTTTGGGaaagattaaattcaaattgttGTTGGCACTTAGCACAAATGCTTATCTGGTGGCAATCCTATGGACTTCTGGAGCATGAACGAATTACacccttttctttctttggcCTCTTCTAGTCTCTAACCAATATAGTCATTCTTTGCAATCTTAAACAGTTTTAATTAGCTTTGAAGTTTACTCTACACTATTCATAGGTTGTGAATTGCAATGTCACATTTAttacattttcttttcctttttaaatgtGAATAAGAACTTCATAGTTCTTTGTGGCTtgttttatagaaaaatttctACCTCTAGTTTCAAATTCTCGAGTCCCAATATGCATTTAGCCAATAGAAGAAATTTTAGATTTAATATGAAGACGTAATTTTACCGTTTGCGATGAATGAAATATAACACAAACAAGCTATTGGGATGTCACTAAAAGATTGTGAATCAACGTTTCCCCATTGCATCAATGTTTTGGAATACATTGGTTCAGGTCCAGCTAGCAAAACATTATTGGGTTCTTAACAACTAAAATTGGTAgagtaaacaaagatattttgcatattgataatattttttccgTGGTTATTAGTATCTTGATCTGAATTGACTTAAAACAATAGCTCAAATTggctttttaagttttttaatactGAATTTGTGTTTAACACAAGGCATGCTACCATAAAGTCATTGTGTAACTTAACTACGAATAGAGATATGTTTATAGAAAATTCAGCCAGCAGTATAAAGCTACAATTGGGGCTAATTTTGTTACCAAGGAAATACAAGTTGATGATGAACTCATAACATTGCAGGTGAGCTATTTAAATTTTCCTGAAAGTTGCTTTCCTTTTACATGTTCTCTTTGCTTTATGTCGGAGTGTATGAAAAAAGTATCAACATcagtactttttatttttttgagtgaCTCAATGAAAGCGAAAATATAATATTGTGCAGATTTGGGATACAGCAGGGCAGGAAAGGTTCCATAGTATTGGGGCTACATTTTATATAGGGCCAGATTGTTGTGTTCTGGTATATGATGTAAATATACACAAAACATTTGATACACTAAACAATTGGCATGATGAGTTTCTTAAACAGTTGTGTTGTTACTTCTTTCAAGCCTCATGTCTTCTTTCCATACTCGTTAATAAGTGGTTAATAAGTGGTTTCTGTCTTTTGGTCCTTGAGttgaagtcaaaccaaacaaagCCAGATGAGTCTTTCTTTTAATTCAAACTGAGCAGACATGGTTAAGTGATTGGATCAAATTCTCCTTAATCATGTCAAACCGGTTTTAACGTTATCTACATTTTTGTGTTTGACCTCAGGGAGATATGAACGATCTGGAAgcattttcttttgtattaCTTGGAAACAAGGTTGATGTAGACGTTGAAAAAAGTATAAGGGTATGGAATATACCCCCTCCTTGCAATGATTACATTTTCATACAATTGTTAGTGTAAAGAGTTTTACACTTTCTACCAATTATAAATTTCTTTAGGTATAAGTATAACTTTGaatataactattattataaatatacgATTAAATGACACTGTGCTATGGAGTCcattccaattaaattttatatccaAATATATGAACCTTTTCATGAAAGGTATTTGAAGTGCTCACTATTGGCCCTGCTATTTGTTTTTAGGTCACTGAGAAAAAAAGCTAGAGACTGGTGTGCTTCCCGGGGAAACATACCATACTTTGAGACCTCTACGAAAGAGGGTTACAATGTTGAAGAGGCTTTTTTATGCGTTGCTAAAATTACACTAGAAAATGAACACGATCAAGACATGAGAGAATCAACTTTTTGTATTGACAATaccttctattttttgttaaacCACTTAATTATCTCTTTAAATTCAACAttcacacctttttcttctCTGATATGAATTATGATGATTAGGTTGTGGTAATTCTTCATAAACGCTACTGCTAGTGCTACCCAAATCCAATTCTTGTTAGTCTctaatattgttattttgttgttgGTGCTTTCTTACTTAGTGTGCTTTTTTTATTGAtctttttctcatatttttctttaatcaatttttgCCATGTtgctataaaaattaaagcaagTTGGATCATGATCCTAGATAGAAATTTGTGAGTTAGTGTGACTCCCTTTATCACGCACTTGGGCAGGACTGTTAACCAAGAAATATCCAAAATGCTAAGGATGAAACCCTGGATCTAAATAGAACCACTGAGATCTTGGAGGTAACGAATACCTTGCATTTTTGTAAGTGGATATGTCTTTGTACTCTCACCGTACAAATTAGGCGCACTAACTAATGTTTATTGCAGCAAAATATTATTCTCATAAGTCTTTCTACTACTATCAACCACTATATGTGAATTTTGGTCTTTCAGCAATGTGGGTTGTGATGATTGcaatgttgttaatggcggATGGCGGTTCATGGCAGAAAGCTAAAAATTCGCCATAAAATTATGATGGATAGCATAGCGGAAAATGACGGATGTCATGgcggacaaaaaaaaatatacatatatataattataaataaccaagTAACACTAAATAaactcattgaaattgaaataaaacaatggattgcattcaaataaacttaaaaagttaaaaaagtttcatgagttcatacaataaccaagtaccaacaccaaataaactcattaaagagttcaaaataaaaaaggataaaaacataaTGCAAAGTGCAAAGTGCAAAGTGAAGGTTGAAGCTCTAATCATCTTCTCCAATTCCAATATAATCATCTTTGTTGTTATCATAAGGTAATGGAgcatctccctctccctcttctCCATCAGACGCCTCAAAATTGAtcatgatttcttcttcttcagattcAAGTTCAATATTCTCCTTAAAATCTAGATCCTCGTCGTTTTCTTGGACTGCTTTTTGCTTCCTTGATGAAGATTCAACAACCATTGCCCGTTTTTTAGAAGTTTGGGCAGCAGCAACACTTgttgttttt
Above is a window of Glycine soja cultivar W05 chromosome 12, ASM419377v2, whole genome shotgun sequence DNA encoding:
- the LOC114378743 gene encoding ras-related protein Rab7-like, coding for MKTKFSQQYKATIGANFVTKEIQVDDELITLQRKYNIVQIWDTAGQERFHSIGATFYIGPDCCVLVYDVNIHKTFDTLNNWHDEFLKQLCCYFFQASCLLSILVNKWLISGFCLLVLELKSNQTKPDESLRKKARDWCASRGNIPYFETSTKEGYNVEEAFLCVAKITLENEHDQDMRESTFCIDNTFYFLLNHLIISLNSTFTPFSSLI